The region GCATCAAGTGGATCGCCTCGGTGCCCGGCAATATCGAGCGCGGCATGGAGCGCGCCTCCGCCACGGTGATCCTCAACCACCGCGACACCGGCCGCCCCTTCGCCATCCTCGAAGGCTCCATCATCAGCGCCCGGCGCACCGCCGCCAGCGCCGCCCTGGCGGCCCGGGAGCTGCACCGTGGGGAGGCACCGGAAGTCATCGGTCTGGTGGGCTGCGGGTTGATCAATTGGGAGATCTGCCGCTTCCTGGCGGCGGTGTGGCCGCAGGCTCGGCGCTTCGTCGCCTACGACCTGTCCACCGAGCGGGCGGAGCAATTCGGCCGGCGGCTGGAAGCGGCCATCCCCGGAGCGACTCTGCAGGCGGCGGCAAGCCTCGAGGAAGCCCTCGGCGCCTCCCCCGTGAGCTCCTTCGCCACCACCGCGGTCAATCCCTACCTGGAGAATCTGGACGCCTGCCCGGAAGGAGCGACGGTCCTCCACATCTCCCTGCGGGACCTACTGCCGGAGGCCATCCTGGCCCACGACAATGTGGTCGACGACCTCGACCATGTCTGCCGCGCCGGCACTTCCATCCACCTGGCGGCGGAGGCCACCGGCCACCGCGACTTCGTCCGCACCACCCTCGGCGAGGTGCTCCTGGGGCAAGCCCCGCCGGCGCCGGAGGACCGCGCCATCATCTTCAGCCCCTTCGGCATGGGCGTCCTCGACCTGGCGGTCTCGGACCTGGTCTACCGCCGCGCCCGGGAGGAGGGCCGGGGCACCGACGTGCCGTCCTTTCTCCCCACCCCCTGGACCGAGCGCTAGATCGCCCTGCAAGCAGTGCCCGTCCAGCAACCAGCGCCGGCAAAGCACCAGCAGCTCCGGCAGCAGCAGCACCGAGATCACCAGCGCCGCCGCCACGCCGAGGGCCAGAGCCTTGCCGAAGGAGGCCAGCCCCCGATGGCCGGTGAGGGCCAGGGTGCCGAAGGCCGCCAGAGTGGTCAGGGAGGTGAGCAGCACGCTGCGACCGGTGCCCGAGAGAGTGCGGCGTAGATCTCCCCGCTCCGCCAGAAAACGGTGCACGATGTGCACCCCGTCGTCCACCGCCACCCCCAGCACCACCGGCAGGGCCATCAGGTTGAGGGAGTTGAAGGGCACCTGAAAGAACCTCATGAGGCCGTGGAGGGAGACGACGGTGAGCACCGCCGGCAGTATCGCCAGCAGGGCCGGCTGCCAGCGGCGGAAATCCCATCCCACCCACAGCGCCAGCAGCACCAGCCCCAGGGCGGCGGTGATACGCAGAGCCCGCCGGGAGCGCTGCACCATGAAGCTCCCCAGCACCGGCATGCCCGTGACCTCCGGGTCCACCGCCCGCAAATGCTCCAGGAAGCGCTCCTGGGCCGCCGGACGCCAGACGTCCTCCGCCGGGTAGGCATAGACGGCGTAGCGGCCCTCGGGGCTGCGCAGACCGGCGGCCAGGCTCGGTGGCAAGCCCTCCGCCGCCCCGAGGGCCTCCAACTCCACCATCGAACGCACCGCCGCCACCGTCTCGTCGTCCACTAGCTGCTCGACGATCTGCCGAGCTCGGTCCTCATCGTCGGTGGTGAAGACCGCAAACTCCGGCGACCAGGAAGATTCCTCGACCATGAGACGCTCCAGCCGCACCGCCTCCGATCCCACGGGCTGCAGATTGAGATAGTCCCCGTCGAATCCCGGTCCGCCGGCGAAGGCCGCCACCGCCACCAGCAACGCCACCCCCGCCGCCACCGGCCGATTCTGGAAGGTCACCAGGAAGCGGCCCAGCCGCCGCTCCATCAGCGGCCGCTCCCGACGCCGGGCCGGTGGCCAGAGAACCAACAGCGCCGGCAACAGCGTGACCATCGCCAACAGACAGAGCACGACTCCGGTGCCTGCCACCACCCCCAGCTCCTCGAAGCCCCGGAACCCGGAGAAGACCATGGCGAAGAGCACCGAGGCGGTGGTGCCGGCGCCGGTGAGAAGACCTGGCGCCAAAGCCTCCACGGCGGTGGCCACGGCCTCCCGCTCGTCCATTTCCGCCGCCACCTCCTCCTCGATGCGGTCCACCAGGTGCACCCCGTAGTCCACTCCCAAACCGAAAAGGATGGAAGCGAAGAATGCCGAAAGCAGGGTCAGGTGGCCCGGGTAGAGGGACACCGCCCCCACCGTGGCGGCGACCCCTAAAGCCAGCGCCACCATGGCCAGCAAGGGGCGGCGTAGGGCTCCGAAGGCGGTGACGAAGAGGAAGAGCACCAGCACGAAGGAAACCGCCGACAGGCGCCCCAGATCCCGCTGGATGGTCTGGCGGTCGTCCACCGCGTAGACCGGCATCCCGGTGAGGCTGGCGCGCACCGCCGGCTCCTCCGCCACCGCTCCGTCCACCACCGAGCGCACCGCGGCGACGAAGGGCTCGAGGGTCTCCGCCCGGGAGTCGGGATCGTCCGGCTGCACCAGCAGCAGCGCCAGCTCACCGGAATCGGAGGTCAGATAGGGATCGAGACCGGCCTGGGCCAACAGGGCCTCATCCACCGGCAGCCGGTCCACCACGCTGAGCACGCCGGAGACCTCCCGCAGCCGGGGTGCCAGGCGGTCGACCACCGCGTAGAGACGCTCCGGATCCTCCCCCTCCAACCCCACCACCAAAACGTTGGGAGTGCCGAATTCGTGGGCGAAGTCGCGGAAGCGGGCGACTTCCGGCAGCTCCGGGTCCACCAGGTCGAGATTCGAGGTGCGCAGCTCCAACCAGGCTCCCGCCAGGGCCAGGGACGCCATCGCCACCAGCGCCGCCAACACCAATACCGTGCGGGGCCGGGCGATGCACCAACGGGTCAGCGCTCCCATCCACCGGCTGGAGAATCGGCCGCCGGGGGTGCTCACGAGCTGGCCCCCGGCCGGCCGGTGCCTTGGGCCACCGCCGGGAGCCCAGCGGGCAACGTCCGCACGAAGGCCACCAGATCCGCCACCTGGCGATCCGTCAGGTACTCGTGCCCCGCCATGGCGGTGCCTTCGAGGCCGTAGACGATGGTGCGGGCCAAGAACTGCCGCTCCTGGGCCGCCGCATCGATACCCACTGCGGCCTCGGAGCCGGGCCGGCCCATCCACCAAAAGCCGTCCTTGGTCAGATTCAGAGCGGGCCGATGCAGCTCCGGCGCCAGCGGTCCGTCGCCAGCTCCGGTGGCGCCGTGGCAGGCGGCGCACCAGCGTTGGAAGAGCTTCCGTCCCGCCGGCACCGACCCCGGCCGAGAGGCCACCGTCGGCGCGTTCTGTGCCACCGCCGCCCAGCGCTCCTGGGCCCCGTCCGCTCCCAAGCTGCCGAGGTAGGCCACCAGCGCCTCGCCCCGACGCCCGTCACCGGCGAAGAGATGCTCGTAAGACGGCATCCGGGAGGCCGGCACCACGGAGCGCGGCGCCCGCAAGTGCAACCGTTGCCATTGGGCGTTGCGGCGGGCCCCCACGGTGC is a window of Acidobacteriota bacterium DNA encoding:
- the sbnB gene encoding 2,3-diaminopropionate biosynthesis protein SbnB, which produces MSQQQPLLIVSGDDIVELLDQRETEILEAVAEGYKAHARGHSSLPHSNFLRFPDSDRDRIIALPAYVGEPFELAGIKWIASVPGNIERGMERASATVILNHRDTGRPFAILEGSIISARRTAASAALAARELHRGEAPEVIGLVGCGLINWEICRFLAAVWPQARRFVAYDLSTERAEQFGRRLEAAIPGATLQAAASLEEALGASPVSSFATTAVNPYLENLDACPEGATVLHISLRDLLPEAILAHDNVVDDLDHVCRAGTSIHLAAEATGHRDFVRTTLGEVLLGQAPPAPEDRAIIFSPFGMGVLDLAVSDLVYRRAREEGRGTDVPSFLPTPWTER